The sequence GACGCCGCTGGAGATGGAGGAACTGGAGGATCTGCTGATGGAATTCGGCATCATGGAAGTGGATGACGAGGAGAACGTTGGCAAAGCCGAAAACGCCTGAGCAGGGAGGAAGTCTATGTCTGAGAAAATCATTCCCGGCATCACCACCGAGCGCACCGAAAAGCTGATTGCGCAGACCCTCGCCGAAATGCCGGAAAAAGCCCGCAAGAAACGTCAGCCCCATGTGGGCGCCAATGAGCCGGAGGCCAGTGTCTGCGCCGTCAAATCAAACCGCAAGACCGTTCCCGGTGTGATGAGCGCGCGCGGCTGCGCCTACGCCGGTGCCAAGGGGGTGGTGTGGGGCCCCATCCGCGACATGGTGCATGTCTCCCACGGGCCGGTCGGCTGTGGCTATTATTCCTGGGGCACGCGCCGCAACCTGGTGCAGGGCGTGCCCGGCGTGACCTCCTTCGCCATGGATTTCACCTCGGATTTTCAGGAAAAGGACATTGTCTACGGCGGTGACAAGAAACTGGAACAGCTGTTGCGCGAGGCCGACGCCCTGTTTCCCCTCAACCACGGCCTGTCGGTGCTGTCGGAATGTCCGGTGGGCCTGATCGGTGACGATATCAATGCCGTGACCAAAAAAATGGAGCAGGAACTCGGCAAGATCGTGGTGCCCTGCAACTGTGAAGGCTTTCGCGGCGTAAGTCAGTCCCTCGGCCACCATATCTCCAACGACAGCATCCGCGATTTCGTCATCGGAAAACGCAGCTTCGACGCGCCGGCGACGCCCTACGACGTGGCCCTGATAGGCGACTACAACATCGGCGGCGATGTCTGGGCGGCCAAGCCGATTCTGGAGGAAATGGGCCTGAACGTGCGCGCCACCTGGACCGGCGATGGTGCCATCGAGGAAATCGCCGCCACCCACCAGGTCAAGCTCAATCTGATCCATTGCTACCGCTCGATGAACTACATGTGCAAGGTGATGGAAGAAAAATGGGGCATTCCCTGGGTGGAATACAACTTCTTCGGCCCGACCAAGATCGCCGAAAGCCTGCGCAAGATCGCCGCGCTGTTCGATGCCGATATCCAGGCCAAGGCCGAGGCGGTCATCGCCAAATACACGCCCATGGCCCAGGCGGTGATCGACGAGTACCGTCCACGACTGGAAGGCAAGACCGCCATGCTGTTTGTCGGCGGATTGCGGCCACGCCACACCGTCGGCGCCTATGAGGATCTCGGCATCCAGATCACCGGCACCGGCTACGAATTCGCCCATCAGGACGACTACGATCGCACCGCGCCGGAAATGGCCAAGGGCACGCTGATCTACGATGACGTGTCGGAGTTCGAGTTCGAGCGCTACGTTGAAGAGCTCAAGCCCGATCTGGTTGGCAGCGGCATCAAGGAGAAATATGTCTTTCAGAAGGCCGGCATCCCCTTTCGCCAGATGCACAGCTGGGACTACTCCGGCCCCTATCACGGCTACGAAGGCTTCCGCATCTTCGCCCGCGATATCGATATGGCCATCAACAGCCCAACCTGGAAACTGATCAAAAGCCCGTTTTGACCGGCTGTTGAACCGCCGGTAGTGCCCAGGGCTGGGCGACTCCCATCAATCATTGATCCGTAATGGAGACTGACATCATGAGCGCAGAGTCTGCTGTCCGCAGGATTGAACGCACACCGCCGGCCGAGATCGAGCGGGTGCGCAAATGGATATTTACCGAGGAATACCGCGAAAAGAACTTCGCCCGCCAGGCGCTGGTGGTCAATCCGGCCCACGCCTGTCAGCCGCTGGGCGCCGAGATGGTGGCGCACGGCTTCAAGGATACCCTGCCGTTCGTTCACGGTTCGCAGGGCTGTGCCTCCTATTTTCGCAGCACCTTCAACCGCCATTTCCGTGAGCCGGCGCCGACGGTGGCCGACGCCATGACCGAGGATGGCGCCGTGTTTGGTGGCCAGAACAACCTGTTCGAGGGGCTGGAGAACGCCTACAGCCTCTACAAGCCCAAGATGATGGCGGTGTTTACCACCTGCATGCCCGAGGTTATCGGCGACGATCTGACCGCCTTCATCAAGAACGCCCGCCTGCAGGGCCATATTCCGGCAGATTTTCCGTTGCCCTATGCCAACACGCCCAGTTTCAACGGCAGCCATATCAACGGTTACGATGCCATGCTCAAGAGCATCCTGGAAACCCTGAGTGCCGGCCACCAGTCGCAGGGCGGCGACAACGGCCGGATCAACCTGATCCCCGGCTTCGATGCCAATACCGCCAACTACCGCGAGTACAAGCGGATGCTCAAGGCCTTTGACGTGCCTTTCACCCTGCTGGCCGACATCTCCGACGCCTTCGATTCGGTCAACGATGGCACCTACCGGCCCTATCCCGGCGGCACGCCGCTGGAGGAGGCCGCCGAGGTGCTCAATGGCAAGGCCACCCTGGCGCTGCAGAAGTATTCGACGGTCAATACCCTCAAATGGCTCGGCGAGGCGGCCCAGGGAACGGTTGAGAGCCTGGCCATGCCCATCGGCATCCGCAATACCGATGCCTTTCTGCTCAAGCTCAGCGAACTGACCGGCAAGCCGGTGCCGGAAGAGCTCAAGGCCGAACGCGGTCGGGCGGTGGATGCCCTGACCGATGGCCATCAGTATCTGCACGGGCGCAAGTTCGCCCTTTATGGCGATCCCGACTATTTGCTCGGTCTGGTGGGTTTTCTGCTCGAACTGGGCGCGCGGCCCTGGCATGTGCTCTGTTCGCGCACCACGCGCAAGTTCGAGAAGGAGATGAAGGCCCTGCTGGAAACCAGCGAATTCGGCCGGGGCTGCACTGTCTATATCAACCGCGATCTGTGGCATCTGCACAGCC is a genomic window of Desulfuromonas thiophila containing:
- the nifD gene encoding nitrogenase molybdenum-iron protein alpha chain, giving the protein MSEKIIPGITTERTEKLIAQTLAEMPEKARKKRQPHVGANEPEASVCAVKSNRKTVPGVMSARGCAYAGAKGVVWGPIRDMVHVSHGPVGCGYYSWGTRRNLVQGVPGVTSFAMDFTSDFQEKDIVYGGDKKLEQLLREADALFPLNHGLSVLSECPVGLIGDDINAVTKKMEQELGKIVVPCNCEGFRGVSQSLGHHISNDSIRDFVIGKRSFDAPATPYDVALIGDYNIGGDVWAAKPILEEMGLNVRATWTGDGAIEEIAATHQVKLNLIHCYRSMNYMCKVMEEKWGIPWVEYNFFGPTKIAESLRKIAALFDADIQAKAEAVIAKYTPMAQAVIDEYRPRLEGKTAMLFVGGLRPRHTVGAYEDLGIQITGTGYEFAHQDDYDRTAPEMAKGTLIYDDVSEFEFERYVEELKPDLVGSGIKEKYVFQKAGIPFRQMHSWDYSGPYHGYEGFRIFARDIDMAINSPTWKLIKSPF
- the nifK gene encoding nitrogenase molybdenum-iron protein subunit beta; the protein is MSAESAVRRIERTPPAEIERVRKWIFTEEYREKNFARQALVVNPAHACQPLGAEMVAHGFKDTLPFVHGSQGCASYFRSTFNRHFREPAPTVADAMTEDGAVFGGQNNLFEGLENAYSLYKPKMMAVFTTCMPEVIGDDLTAFIKNARLQGHIPADFPLPYANTPSFNGSHINGYDAMLKSILETLSAGHQSQGGDNGRINLIPGFDANTANYREYKRMLKAFDVPFTLLADISDAFDSVNDGTYRPYPGGTPLEEAAEVLNGKATLALQKYSTVNTLKWLGEAAQGTVESLAMPIGIRNTDAFLLKLSELTGKPVPEELKAERGRAVDALTDGHQYLHGRKFALYGDPDYLLGLVGFLLELGARPWHVLCSRTTRKFEKEMKALLETSEFGRGCTVYINRDLWHLHSLLATDPVDGIIGDTHGKYLARDHSIPLFRVGFPIIDRINLHRLPLIGYTGTLNLLTQLANRFLDIQDETCEDQWFEMMR